A stretch of the Arachis stenosperma cultivar V10309 chromosome 6, arast.V10309.gnm1.PFL2, whole genome shotgun sequence genome encodes the following:
- the LOC130935851 gene encoding glutamate dehydrogenase 1, with protein MNALVATNRNFKLASRLLGLDSKLEKSLLIPFREIKVECTIPKDDGTLASYVGFRVQHDNARGPMKGGIRYHPEVDPDEVNALAQLMTWKTAVANIPYGGAKGGIGCNPSELSLSELERLTRVFTQKIHDLIGTHTDVPAPDMGTGPQTMAWILDEYSKFHGYSPAVVTGKPIDLGGSLGREAATGRGVLYATEAVLNEYGKNVSGQRFVIQGFGNVGSWAAQLISERGGKVIAVSDVTGAIKNNNGLDIPSLLKHSKEHKGVKGFHGGDSIDPKSILVEDCDVLLPAALGGVINRENANEIKAKFIIEAANHPTDPEADEILKKKGVVILPDIYANSGGVTVSYFEWVQNIQGFMWDEEKVNNELKKYMTRGFKDVKEMCKTHECDLRMGAFTLAVNRVARATVLRGWEA; from the exons ATGAATGCATTAGTAGCTACCAACAGGAACTTTAAGTTGGCCTCTAGGCTTCTTGGATTGGACTCAAAGCTTGAGAAAAGTTTATTGATTCCATTCAGGGAAATCAAG GTTGAATGCACCATACCTAAAGATGATGGCACATTAGCATCATATGTTGGGTTCAGGGTTCAACATGACAATGCTAGAGGCCCTATGAAAGGAGGAATCAGATACCATCCTGAG GTTGATCCAGATGAAGTGAATGCTTTAGCACAACTAATGACATGGAAAACTGCGGTAGCAAATATACCGTATGGTGGCGCCAAAGGAGGAATAGGGTGTAACCCATCAGAACTAAGTCTCTCTGAGTTAGAAAGGCTAACTAGAGTTTTCACACAGAAAATCCATGATTTGATTGGAACTCACACTGATGTGCCTGCACCCGATATGGGAACAGGACCACAG ACAATGGCATGGATACTAGACGAGTATTCGAAATTTCATGGTTATTCTCCTGCAGTTGTGACTGGAAAACCGATA GATCTTGGTGGATCTCTAGGCAGAGAAgcagccacaggaagaggagtCCTCTATGCAACAGAGGCTGTGCTTAATGAGTATGGGAAGAATGTATCTGGACAACGGTTTGTCATACAG GGTTTCGGAAATGTGGGATCTTGGGCTGCCCAATTAATTAGCGAGAGAGGTGGAAAGGTTATTGCTGTGAGTGATGTAACTGGAGCCATAAAGAACAACAATGGCCTTGACATCCCAAGCTTACTCAAGCATTCCAAAGAGCACAAAGGAGTTAAAGGATTCCATGGTGGTGATTCCATTGATCCTAAGTCAATATTAGTTGAAGACTGTGATGTTCTGCTTCCAGCAGCTCTTGGGGGTGTCATTAATAG GGAAAATGCAAATGAAATCAAAGCCAAATTTATTATTGAAGCAGCCAATCACCCCACTGACCCAGAGGCTGATGAG ATTCTGAAGAAGAAAGGAGTCGTGATCCTTCCAGACATATATGCAAATTCAGGAGGTGTTACAGTTAGTTACTTTGAGTGGGTTCAG AACATCCAAGGGTTCATGTGGGATGAAGAGAAAGTGAACAATGAGCTAAAGAAGTACATGACAAGAGGGTTCAAAGATGTGAAAGAAATGTGCAAGACTCATGAATGCGATCTTCGAATGGGAGCCTTCACTCTTGCAGTTAACCGTGTTGCAAGGGCCACTGTCCTTAGGGGTTGGGAAGCTTGA
- the LOC130934475 gene encoding uncharacterized protein LOC130934475: MALCKGEECPWVIYVSKDNEGVFWQVKTFNADHTCPRETQNKLANGGWLASKLVKQLRKFPNLKHSETLTYFKSKCDLDLNKSSLTRALGDARHIVYGDAAAQYEMVRDYGETLLKCNPGSTVRMTTIPHPNPTEESTFDKMYICLDGCKNGFRAGCKPLIGHDGAFLKTRFGGQILAAIYVIANAIVPVENTDNWRWFLELLHEDLGSYTQNRWCFILDMQKGLITAVQEVFLDVHHKFCVWHLWRNFNKQ; encoded by the exons ATGGCTTTATGTAAGGGTGAGGAATGTCCATGGGTTATCTATGTCTCTAAGGATAATGAGGGTGTTTTCTGGCAAGTTAAAACCTTCAATGCTGATCATACCTGCCCAAGGGAGACACAAAATAAATTAGCTAACGGAGGGTGGTTAGCAAGCAAGTTGGTGAAGCAGCTTAGGAAATTTCCAAATCTGAAGCACTCTGAAACTTTAACATACTTCAAAAGCAAATGTGACTTGGACTTGAACAAGTCTTCCCTGACAAGAGCACTTGGAGATGCAAGGCACATTGTGTATGGTGATGCTGCTGCACAATATGAGATGGTGAGAGACTATGGTGAGACTCTTCTAAAGTGCAACCCTGGTTCTACTGTGCGCATGACAACAATTCCTCATCCCAACCCCACAGAAGAGTCCACTTTTGACAAGATGTATATTTGTCTGGATGGGTGCAAGAATGGGTTTAGGGCGGGATGCAAACCTCTAATAGGGCATGATGGAGCATTCCTAAAAACCAGATTTGGTGGACAAATCTTGGCAGCAATTTACGTCATTGCAAATGCCATTGTACCAGTGGAGAACACCGATAATTGGAGGTGGTTCCTTGAGCTGCTACATGAGGATCTAGGGAGCTACACCCAAAATAGGTGGTGTTTCATTTTGGACATGCAAAAG GGGCTAATCACAGCTGTACAAGAGGTCTTTCTTGATGTCCACCACAAATTTTGTGTATGGCACTTATGGAGAAACTTCAATAAGCAGTGA